A section of the Nerophis ophidion isolate RoL-2023_Sa linkage group LG16, RoL_Noph_v1.0, whole genome shotgun sequence genome encodes:
- the stau1 gene encoding double-stranded RNA-binding protein Staufen homolog 1 isoform X2: MSQLQCPASPMPAAPPALQVGQPQPGYSIPCATSTLASESASQPVRSSALPAGSATPYSTITVSNMANPKEKTPMCLVNELARFNKLQPEYKLLSEQGPAHSKIFSVRLTLGEQHWDAEGTSIKKAQHSAAESALAETVLPKPTIRTPRHTGKNPVDGLMQIMELNALCSKLSKKPIYKPLDPYPGMRPPNMNYGGRIPPPYQRSMQQYYYPFAPMGPMMYHTELCIGGQQFLGKGRTRQLAKQDAAVRALKVLQKEPILQQLPVMNGEPEEENLNKSEISQVFEIALKRNLAVNFEVLKEDGPPHLKSFVVRVTAGEFSGEGEGKSKKIAKKLAAGAVLRDLKRLPHIPSVEKTLPRIKKKTKSIIKLQTSPEYGQGMNPISRLAQIQQAKKEKEPEYSMVTERGLPRRREFVMQVSVCGQAAEGMGPSKKVAKRNAAEKMLELLGYKVPQPQPPKPALKTEERTPVKKPGDGRKVTFFEPSSVEDVPLGSKEEEFRLPYLSHQQLPAGILPMVPEVAQAVGACQGSLAKDFSQATANPGKAIVTAAIARELLYAGTSQTAETILKNTNTLTQPPLGPLTRPSEQLGYLASVQGLQVEYKDFPKNNKNEFVSLINCSSQPPLISHGMGKDVESCHDTAALNILKMLSELDQQSIERTGNGPASGCAKQEMEGDPHLKQANSSTLAPPLDDSV, encoded by the exons ATGTCTCAGCTCCAGTGTCCGGCCAGTCCCATGCCCGCCGCCCCTCCCGCGCTGCAGGTGGGCCAGCCTCAGCCGGGCTACAGCATTCCCTGTGCCACCAGCACACTGGCATCAGAGAGCGCTAGCCAGCCCGTCAGGAGCTCCGCTCTTCCTGCGGGCTCAGCCACGCCCTACAGTACCATCACAG TATCTAACATGGCAAACCCCAAAGAGAAGACCCCCATGTGTTTGGTGAATGAGTTAGCCCGTTTCAACAAGCTCCAGCCTGAATATAAGCTACTGAGTGAGCAAGGACCAGCTCACTCCAAA ATCTTCTCAGTGAGGCTCACACTGGGAGAGCAGCACTGGGATGCAGAGGGGACCAGCATCAAGAAAGCCCAGCATTCCGCTGCTGAATCTGCCCTGGCTGAGACCGTCCTTCCCAAGCCCACCATAAGGACCCCACGTCACACAGGCAAGAACCCAG TTGATGGCCTGATGCAAATCATGGAGTTAAACGCATTATGTTCCAAACTAAGTAAAAAGCCTATATATAAACCTTTGGACCCCTACCCGGGGATGAGACCACCAAACATGAATTACGGCGGCCGTATTCCGCCACCTTATCAGCGCTCTATGCAACA ATACTACTATCCGTTTGCCCCCATGGGACCAATGATGTACCACACGGAACTTTGCATCGGAGGCCAGCAGTTTTTAGGGAAAGGACGCACAAGGCAGCTCGCCAAGCAGGACGCCGCCGTCAGAGCCCTGAAAGTGCTGCAGAAGGAGCCAATATTGCAGCAATTACCAGTG ATGAACGGCGAACCCGAGGAAGAGAACCTCAACAAGTCGGAAATCAGCCAAGTGTTTGAAATTGCACTGAAACGCAACTTAGCTGTAAACTTTGAG GTGTTGAAAGAAGACGGTCCCCCGCATCTGAAGAGCTTTGTTGTGCGCGTCACAGCGGGAGAGTTCTCCGGAGAGGGGGAAGGAAAGAGTAAAAAGATTGCCAAGAAGTTGGCTGCTGGTGCCGTGCTGAGGGACTTGAAGAGGCTACCTCATATACCGAGcgtggagaagacgctgccaCGCATCAAGAAGAAAACTAAATCCATCATAAAG CTGCAGACCAGTCCAGAATACGGCCAGGGAATGAATCCCATCAGCCGCCTGGCTCAGATCCAGCAGGCCAAGAAGGAGAAGGAGCCCGAGTACAGCATGGTGACGGAGAGAGGCCTGCCGCGCCGTCGGGAGTTTGTCATGCAG GTGTCCGTGTGTGGCCAGGCTGCAGAGGGCATGGGGCCCAGCAAGAAGGTGGCCAAAAGGAACGCGGCGGAGAAAATGTTGGAGCTTCTAGGATATAAAGTGCCTCAACCCCAACCTCCCAAGCCAGCACTTAAAACTGAAGAGAGG ACCCCAGTAAAAAAGCCAGGTGATGGACGCAAAGTGACCTTCTTTGAACCAAGCTCTGTAGAggatgtcccactgg GGTCCAAAGAGGAAGAGTTCCGCCTGCCTTACTTGAGCCACCAGCAGCTGCCGGCTGGCATCTTGCCCATGGTGCCCGAGGTGGCTCAAGCGGTCGGCGCTTGCCAAGGCAGCCTAGCTAAGGACTTCAGTCAAGCAACAGCCAACCCCGGCAAGGCCATCGTCACTGCCGCCATTGCCAGAGAGCTGCTGTATGCAGGAACATCCCAGACTGCAGAGACCATCCTAAAGAATACCAATACCCTGACCCAGCCGCCGCTTGGGCCCCTCACTAGGCCCTCAGAACAACTGGGCTACCTTGCGTCAGTGCAGGGCCTGCAG GTGGAATACAAAGATTTCCCCAAAAACAATAAGAACGAGTTTGTGTCACTGATTAACTGCTCCTCCCAGCCACCGCTCATCAGCCACGGAATGGGAAAAGATGTAGAATCCTGTCATGATACG GCTGCACTGAATATCCTGAAAATGCTCTCTGAGTTGGACCAGCAGTCAATTGAGCGAACAGGAAATGGACCAGCTTCTGG
- the stau1 gene encoding double-stranded RNA-binding protein Staufen homolog 1 isoform X3, which yields MSQLQCPASPMPAAPPALQVGQPQPGYSIPCATSTLASESASQPVRSSALPAGSATPYSTITVSNMANPKEKTPMCLVNELARFNKLQPEYKLLSEQGPAHSKIFSVRLTLGEQHWDAEGTSIKKAQHSAAESALAETVLPKPTIRTPRHTVDGLMQIMELNALCSKLSKKPIYKPLDPYPGMRPPNMNYGGRIPPPYQRSMQQYYYPFAPMGPMMYHTELCIGGQQFLGKGRTRQLAKQDAAVRALKVLQKEPILQQLPVMNGEPEEENLNKSEISQVFEIALKRNLAVNFEVLKEDGPPHLKSFVVRVTAGEFSGEGEGKSKKIAKKLAAGAVLRDLKRLPHIPSVEKTLPRIKKKTKSIIKLQTSPEYGQGMNPISRLAQIQQAKKEKEPEYSMVTERGLPRRREFVMQVSVCGQAAEGMGPSKKVAKRNAAEKMLELLGYKVPQPQPPKPALKTEERTPVKKPGDGRKVTFFEPSSVEDVPLGSKEEEFRLPYLSHQQLPAGILPMVPEVAQAVGACQGSLAKDFSQATANPGKAIVTAAIARELLYAGTSQTAETILKNTNTLTQPPLGPLTRPSEQLGYLASVQGLQVEYKDFPKNNKNEFVSLINCSSQPPLISHGMGKDVESCHDTAALNILKMLSELDQQSIERTGNGPASGCAKQEMEGDPHLKQANSSTLAPPLDDSV from the exons ATGTCTCAGCTCCAGTGTCCGGCCAGTCCCATGCCCGCCGCCCCTCCCGCGCTGCAGGTGGGCCAGCCTCAGCCGGGCTACAGCATTCCCTGTGCCACCAGCACACTGGCATCAGAGAGCGCTAGCCAGCCCGTCAGGAGCTCCGCTCTTCCTGCGGGCTCAGCCACGCCCTACAGTACCATCACAG TATCTAACATGGCAAACCCCAAAGAGAAGACCCCCATGTGTTTGGTGAATGAGTTAGCCCGTTTCAACAAGCTCCAGCCTGAATATAAGCTACTGAGTGAGCAAGGACCAGCTCACTCCAAA ATCTTCTCAGTGAGGCTCACACTGGGAGAGCAGCACTGGGATGCAGAGGGGACCAGCATCAAGAAAGCCCAGCATTCCGCTGCTGAATCTGCCCTGGCTGAGACCGTCCTTCCCAAGCCCACCATAAGGACCCCACGTCACACAG TTGATGGCCTGATGCAAATCATGGAGTTAAACGCATTATGTTCCAAACTAAGTAAAAAGCCTATATATAAACCTTTGGACCCCTACCCGGGGATGAGACCACCAAACATGAATTACGGCGGCCGTATTCCGCCACCTTATCAGCGCTCTATGCAACA ATACTACTATCCGTTTGCCCCCATGGGACCAATGATGTACCACACGGAACTTTGCATCGGAGGCCAGCAGTTTTTAGGGAAAGGACGCACAAGGCAGCTCGCCAAGCAGGACGCCGCCGTCAGAGCCCTGAAAGTGCTGCAGAAGGAGCCAATATTGCAGCAATTACCAGTG ATGAACGGCGAACCCGAGGAAGAGAACCTCAACAAGTCGGAAATCAGCCAAGTGTTTGAAATTGCACTGAAACGCAACTTAGCTGTAAACTTTGAG GTGTTGAAAGAAGACGGTCCCCCGCATCTGAAGAGCTTTGTTGTGCGCGTCACAGCGGGAGAGTTCTCCGGAGAGGGGGAAGGAAAGAGTAAAAAGATTGCCAAGAAGTTGGCTGCTGGTGCCGTGCTGAGGGACTTGAAGAGGCTACCTCATATACCGAGcgtggagaagacgctgccaCGCATCAAGAAGAAAACTAAATCCATCATAAAG CTGCAGACCAGTCCAGAATACGGCCAGGGAATGAATCCCATCAGCCGCCTGGCTCAGATCCAGCAGGCCAAGAAGGAGAAGGAGCCCGAGTACAGCATGGTGACGGAGAGAGGCCTGCCGCGCCGTCGGGAGTTTGTCATGCAG GTGTCCGTGTGTGGCCAGGCTGCAGAGGGCATGGGGCCCAGCAAGAAGGTGGCCAAAAGGAACGCGGCGGAGAAAATGTTGGAGCTTCTAGGATATAAAGTGCCTCAACCCCAACCTCCCAAGCCAGCACTTAAAACTGAAGAGAGG ACCCCAGTAAAAAAGCCAGGTGATGGACGCAAAGTGACCTTCTTTGAACCAAGCTCTGTAGAggatgtcccactgg GGTCCAAAGAGGAAGAGTTCCGCCTGCCTTACTTGAGCCACCAGCAGCTGCCGGCTGGCATCTTGCCCATGGTGCCCGAGGTGGCTCAAGCGGTCGGCGCTTGCCAAGGCAGCCTAGCTAAGGACTTCAGTCAAGCAACAGCCAACCCCGGCAAGGCCATCGTCACTGCCGCCATTGCCAGAGAGCTGCTGTATGCAGGAACATCCCAGACTGCAGAGACCATCCTAAAGAATACCAATACCCTGACCCAGCCGCCGCTTGGGCCCCTCACTAGGCCCTCAGAACAACTGGGCTACCTTGCGTCAGTGCAGGGCCTGCAG GTGGAATACAAAGATTTCCCCAAAAACAATAAGAACGAGTTTGTGTCACTGATTAACTGCTCCTCCCAGCCACCGCTCATCAGCCACGGAATGGGAAAAGATGTAGAATCCTGTCATGATACG GCTGCACTGAATATCCTGAAAATGCTCTCTGAGTTGGACCAGCAGTCAATTGAGCGAACAGGAAATGGACCAGCTTCTGG
- the stau1 gene encoding double-stranded RNA-binding protein Staufen homolog 1 isoform X1 — MSQLQCPASPMPAAPPALQVGQPQPGYSIPCATSTLASESASQPVRSSALPAGSATPYSTITVSNMANPKEKTPMCLVNELARFNKLQPEYKLLSEQGPAHSKIFSVRLTLGEQHWDAEGTSIKKAQHSAAESALAETVLPKPTIRTPRHTGKNPGGGPPIALLILSLSYCRCVLICELLCCLPVDGLMQIMELNALCSKLSKKPIYKPLDPYPGMRPPNMNYGGRIPPPYQRSMQQYYYPFAPMGPMMYHTELCIGGQQFLGKGRTRQLAKQDAAVRALKVLQKEPILQQLPVMNGEPEEENLNKSEISQVFEIALKRNLAVNFEVLKEDGPPHLKSFVVRVTAGEFSGEGEGKSKKIAKKLAAGAVLRDLKRLPHIPSVEKTLPRIKKKTKSIIKLQTSPEYGQGMNPISRLAQIQQAKKEKEPEYSMVTERGLPRRREFVMQVSVCGQAAEGMGPSKKVAKRNAAEKMLELLGYKVPQPQPPKPALKTEERTPVKKPGDGRKVTFFEPSSVEDVPLGSKEEEFRLPYLSHQQLPAGILPMVPEVAQAVGACQGSLAKDFSQATANPGKAIVTAAIARELLYAGTSQTAETILKNTNTLTQPPLGPLTRPSEQLGYLASVQGLQVEYKDFPKNNKNEFVSLINCSSQPPLISHGMGKDVESCHDTAALNILKMLSELDQQSIERTGNGPASGCAKQEMEGDPHLKQANSSTLAPPLDDSV, encoded by the exons ATGTCTCAGCTCCAGTGTCCGGCCAGTCCCATGCCCGCCGCCCCTCCCGCGCTGCAGGTGGGCCAGCCTCAGCCGGGCTACAGCATTCCCTGTGCCACCAGCACACTGGCATCAGAGAGCGCTAGCCAGCCCGTCAGGAGCTCCGCTCTTCCTGCGGGCTCAGCCACGCCCTACAGTACCATCACAG TATCTAACATGGCAAACCCCAAAGAGAAGACCCCCATGTGTTTGGTGAATGAGTTAGCCCGTTTCAACAAGCTCCAGCCTGAATATAAGCTACTGAGTGAGCAAGGACCAGCTCACTCCAAA ATCTTCTCAGTGAGGCTCACACTGGGAGAGCAGCACTGGGATGCAGAGGGGACCAGCATCAAGAAAGCCCAGCATTCCGCTGCTGAATCTGCCCTGGCTGAGACCGTCCTTCCCAAGCCCACCATAAGGACCCCACGTCACACAGGCAAGAACCCAGGTGGGGGGCCGCCCATCGCACTCCTAATACTCTCGTTAAGTTATTGCCGTTGTGTGCTTATTTGCGAACTGCTGTGCTGTCTTCCAGTTGATGGCCTGATGCAAATCATGGAGTTAAACGCATTATGTTCCAAACTAAGTAAAAAGCCTATATATAAACCTTTGGACCCCTACCCGGGGATGAGACCACCAAACATGAATTACGGCGGCCGTATTCCGCCACCTTATCAGCGCTCTATGCAACA ATACTACTATCCGTTTGCCCCCATGGGACCAATGATGTACCACACGGAACTTTGCATCGGAGGCCAGCAGTTTTTAGGGAAAGGACGCACAAGGCAGCTCGCCAAGCAGGACGCCGCCGTCAGAGCCCTGAAAGTGCTGCAGAAGGAGCCAATATTGCAGCAATTACCAGTG ATGAACGGCGAACCCGAGGAAGAGAACCTCAACAAGTCGGAAATCAGCCAAGTGTTTGAAATTGCACTGAAACGCAACTTAGCTGTAAACTTTGAG GTGTTGAAAGAAGACGGTCCCCCGCATCTGAAGAGCTTTGTTGTGCGCGTCACAGCGGGAGAGTTCTCCGGAGAGGGGGAAGGAAAGAGTAAAAAGATTGCCAAGAAGTTGGCTGCTGGTGCCGTGCTGAGGGACTTGAAGAGGCTACCTCATATACCGAGcgtggagaagacgctgccaCGCATCAAGAAGAAAACTAAATCCATCATAAAG CTGCAGACCAGTCCAGAATACGGCCAGGGAATGAATCCCATCAGCCGCCTGGCTCAGATCCAGCAGGCCAAGAAGGAGAAGGAGCCCGAGTACAGCATGGTGACGGAGAGAGGCCTGCCGCGCCGTCGGGAGTTTGTCATGCAG GTGTCCGTGTGTGGCCAGGCTGCAGAGGGCATGGGGCCCAGCAAGAAGGTGGCCAAAAGGAACGCGGCGGAGAAAATGTTGGAGCTTCTAGGATATAAAGTGCCTCAACCCCAACCTCCCAAGCCAGCACTTAAAACTGAAGAGAGG ACCCCAGTAAAAAAGCCAGGTGATGGACGCAAAGTGACCTTCTTTGAACCAAGCTCTGTAGAggatgtcccactgg GGTCCAAAGAGGAAGAGTTCCGCCTGCCTTACTTGAGCCACCAGCAGCTGCCGGCTGGCATCTTGCCCATGGTGCCCGAGGTGGCTCAAGCGGTCGGCGCTTGCCAAGGCAGCCTAGCTAAGGACTTCAGTCAAGCAACAGCCAACCCCGGCAAGGCCATCGTCACTGCCGCCATTGCCAGAGAGCTGCTGTATGCAGGAACATCCCAGACTGCAGAGACCATCCTAAAGAATACCAATACCCTGACCCAGCCGCCGCTTGGGCCCCTCACTAGGCCCTCAGAACAACTGGGCTACCTTGCGTCAGTGCAGGGCCTGCAG GTGGAATACAAAGATTTCCCCAAAAACAATAAGAACGAGTTTGTGTCACTGATTAACTGCTCCTCCCAGCCACCGCTCATCAGCCACGGAATGGGAAAAGATGTAGAATCCTGTCATGATACG GCTGCACTGAATATCCTGAAAATGCTCTCTGAGTTGGACCAGCAGTCAATTGAGCGAACAGGAAATGGACCAGCTTCTGG